A portion of the Eubacterium maltosivorans genome contains these proteins:
- a CDS encoding CD1375 family protein, with protein MAIIYATLIVNGKKNFSQVPDRIKDQVRQVLKDLELEELINEK; from the coding sequence ATGGCCATTATTTACGCCACTTTGATTGTGAATGGTAAAAAGAACTTTTCACAGGTACCGGATCGGATTAAAGATCAGGTGCGTCAAGTTTTGAAAGATTTAGAACTGGAAGAATTAATCAACGAGAAATAA
- a CDS encoding CD1375 family protein encodes MAKIYYTLIKEGRKTIEDVPQKIRAEVQALLDADKN; translated from the coding sequence ATGGCTAAAATCTACTACACGCTCATTAAAGAAGGCCGAAAAACGATTGAAGATGTCCCGCAGAAAATACGGGCGGAAGTGCAGGCGTTACTCGATGCTGACAAAAATTAA
- a CDS encoding Gp37-like protein gives MKPIIRVYNKDLQFIGEVHDASSVIWTKRWSTYGDFEIHLDKPNPLFENGNYVMLNHDPYKCGVIEYDQDDGDGYQYNSTEDYVVKGYSLLFLLYHRITVPTSANDGYLVWNNKPAEDIMYELVDGQVIHPLDTKRVIPHFEAAANQHRGKKMTFRSRLKYLPDELYELSIESGLGVAVRFDPVGKRFIFEVLEGVDRRRTGLGTEINRQSYIFSRRNRKVKKHTYTHDTSSFKNMAYIGGQGDGDDRTIVTIYDDLSGLNRREAFIDARDIADEDENTNRALVDRGKTKLTTDFREVINYEYEAETEDYMVLWDLGDTCTYIDDKKQITLHQQVTEVQETHEDGQLKIDPTFGYTENSVSKSLASVTQATIVERTGISAKFTQLYADYAEIQTIVAGKADIQDLTAMNGKITNLEAGIVTITGNLNAAVADITTLKSNYVEVNKLVAEKASIESLNAVKAYIEDLEANIITVDQLNATNARVDILEAGNVTITGRLDAAEGHITDLTADNVTINGKLTAAEANIGKLTADLVTTNELVAKKAAVEDLNAANAKIEKLEADIANVGDLSAITADIGKLKADVADIDTAMIGKADIDLANIKNGCITTAMIGTGVIGTTQIADGSITDAKIVGLTANKITAGRLDAAQIEVVNLNAANITVGTINGVQIAPGAIDLDKLSGTVSGMINGAVDTANNAQTTADGKNKIYYQNTQPGLTGNKKGDTWFDTANGYKAYVWDGTKWSASPFGSGALSDAVNSSITTAGSNASTALANAAAAKTAADQAAKDAQTAQSNASAAKTAADQAAKDLEAAEKNLAAVTGRVDATEEEIAAAQAAVTTAQNKANAAAQAAATAQSTADTAKQNAATAQTKADSAYSLADQAKKAAATAQTSADGKNTVFYQTAQPPTTGRKTGDTWFDTDDGNRIYRWDGSKWTAAQFGTNAIANAAITNALIADATIQSAKIAALDAAKITTGILSADRIAAGSIVFGKLDGSTQGTINTAKDNANAALLLEQVETITGSLKKFKNVCGYTNDVANLKGYLIITTPITPSRMVNVHISGYNYVSANETIDLRVGFYNYGSSITSAGYVNNGSLQFSSIKVAKVSASDTRAVIIIGSADTVWQYPKIIVDEVITGYSTVCPDSYKDGFSATITATLPTTYVQTATLSGSAFKNEIGSLDSVLAAWCYNNDKTYINGGKIYTGSIAASQIAANAIIAGKIAANAVTASTIVAGAVTLDKLAANSVNASKIVAGSITAAQLAANTITGDKIAATTIAAGNLAANSVTSDKIVADAVTTAKIAAKAVTANEMAAGSITASNAALADACIVTAKIADGAITNAKIANATIQSAKIAALDAAKITSGYIAAARIQAKTLTADKLNISTLSALTANLGTVTAGVLQSGNYSAGNAGMKIDLTNGTVDLTGNITSANATYKAKFNSAALSFYMASGNTTIGSIAAVPNDEGYDTYGLKITSGNLLSLRTGLYLNISSGYKVSIHTDNGASLGMSDNIVSLDGTIYIQNKTFLDRTYPVGSIYMSVNSTSPATLFGGTWVEIQGRFLLGRSSSYGNGSTGGAASVAISTAQMPSHGHTIRGWNIGANGALPDTTPYNWVGYDRSGWYSVDSVISKTGSGSAHDNMPPYLAVYMWKRTA, from the coding sequence ATGAAGCCAATTATTCGAGTCTACAACAAAGACCTCCAGTTTATCGGTGAAGTTCATGACGCCAGCAGTGTGATCTGGACCAAGCGGTGGAGCACTTACGGCGATTTTGAGATTCATCTGGACAAACCGAACCCACTTTTTGAAAATGGCAACTATGTCATGCTCAACCATGACCCATACAAATGCGGTGTGATTGAGTATGATCAGGATGATGGCGATGGCTATCAATACAACTCGACAGAGGACTATGTTGTAAAAGGCTATAGTCTTCTTTTTTTACTCTATCACCGGATTACGGTTCCAACGAGTGCTAATGATGGCTATTTGGTTTGGAACAATAAACCCGCTGAGGATATTATGTATGAGCTGGTGGATGGGCAAGTCATTCATCCACTGGACACAAAGCGGGTTATCCCACATTTTGAAGCGGCGGCCAATCAACACCGTGGAAAGAAAATGACTTTCCGATCACGGCTGAAATATCTGCCAGATGAATTATATGAGCTTTCCATTGAATCCGGCCTGGGCGTTGCAGTGCGCTTTGACCCGGTCGGAAAGCGGTTTATCTTTGAAGTATTGGAAGGTGTTGACCGGAGGCGGACAGGGCTTGGAACCGAGATTAACCGTCAGAGCTACATCTTTTCCAGGCGAAACCGAAAAGTCAAAAAGCACACCTACACCCACGACACATCTTCTTTTAAGAATATGGCTTATATCGGTGGGCAGGGTGACGGTGATGACCGGACCATTGTGACCATCTATGATGATCTTTCGGGTTTGAACCGACGTGAAGCTTTCATTGATGCCAGGGATATTGCTGATGAGGATGAAAATACCAATAGGGCTCTAGTTGATCGTGGTAAAACCAAACTGACAACAGATTTTAGGGAAGTTATTAATTATGAGTATGAAGCCGAAACCGAAGATTATATGGTTCTTTGGGATTTGGGCGATACCTGTACGTATATTGATGATAAAAAGCAGATCACGCTGCACCAGCAGGTGACCGAAGTCCAGGAGACCCACGAGGACGGTCAGTTGAAAATTGACCCGACCTTTGGCTATACGGAGAACTCGGTCTCGAAATCTTTAGCATCGGTCACTCAGGCAACCATTGTAGAGCGTACAGGTATTAGTGCGAAGTTTACACAATTATACGCGGATTATGCGGAGATACAGACCATTGTAGCGGGAAAGGCGGATATCCAAGACCTTACGGCTATGAATGGAAAGATCACCAACCTTGAAGCGGGGATTGTGACCATTACAGGCAATCTGAACGCTGCGGTTGCTGACATTACGACCTTAAAATCAAATTATGTTGAGGTCAACAAATTGGTGGCTGAAAAAGCCAGCATCGAGAGTTTGAATGCTGTTAAAGCGTATATCGAAGACCTTGAGGCAAATATCATAACGGTAGATCAGCTGAATGCGACGAATGCGCGGGTAGATATTCTTGAAGCTGGAAATGTAACCATTACCGGGCGTTTGGATGCGGCAGAAGGGCATATTACAGACTTAACCGCAGATAATGTCACTATTAATGGAAAACTAACTGCTGCTGAGGCCAATATCGGAAAGCTGACCGCAGACCTTGTAACGACCAATGAGTTGGTGGCAAAGAAAGCTGCCGTTGAGGATTTAAATGCGGCCAATGCAAAAATTGAAAAGCTTGAAGCCGACATTGCAAATGTCGGTGATTTATCAGCCATTACTGCGGATATTGGAAAGCTGAAAGCGGACGTTGCGGACATTGACACGGCCATGATTGGCAAAGCGGACATTGACCTCGCCAACATTAAGAATGGTTGTATTACTACCGCTATGATTGGTACAGGTGTTATTGGCACCACACAGATTGCAGACGGCAGTATTACCGATGCGAAGATTGTGGGATTGACGGCTAATAAGATCACCGCCGGGAGGCTTGATGCTGCCCAGATCGAGGTTGTGAATCTGAACGCGGCGAATATCACGGTTGGTACCATCAACGGGGTGCAGATCGCACCCGGGGCCATTGATCTGGATAAATTATCGGGTACGGTGTCTGGAATGATCAATGGGGCGGTGGATACGGCTAATAATGCCCAGACAACAGCTGACGGTAAAAACAAAATTTATTACCAAAACACCCAGCCCGGACTTACGGGCAACAAGAAAGGCGATACCTGGTTTGACACTGCCAACGGCTATAAGGCTTATGTCTGGGATGGGACAAAATGGTCCGCCAGTCCTTTTGGTTCAGGTGCCCTGTCGGATGCAGTAAACAGCAGTATCACGACGGCAGGCAGCAACGCCAGTACCGCCTTAGCCAATGCGGCGGCAGCAAAAACCGCAGCCGATCAGGCAGCGAAGGATGCGCAGACAGCACAAAGCAATGCCAGCGCCGCAAAGACAGCCGCTGACCAGGCCGCAAAAGACTTGGAAGCCGCTGAAAAAAATCTGGCAGCAGTTACGGGCAGAGTGGATGCCACAGAGGAAGAAATCGCCGCCGCCCAAGCCGCCGTTACGACCGCCCAGAACAAAGCCAACGCAGCAGCTCAGGCAGCAGCAACGGCACAGAGCACCGCCGATACAGCGAAACAGAACGCGGCGACCGCCCAGACGAAAGCCGACAGCGCCTACTCCCTTGCGGATCAGGCGAAAAAGGCAGCGGCCACAGCGCAGACCAGTGCGGACGGCAAGAACACGGTCTTTTACCAGACTGCGCAGCCGCCGACAACGGGACGAAAAACCGGGGACACCTGGTTTGACACCGATGATGGAAACAGGATTTACCGTTGGGATGGTAGTAAGTGGACAGCAGCCCAATTTGGCACAAACGCTATTGCGAATGCGGCCATAACCAATGCGCTGATCGCAGATGCGACGATTCAAAGTGCAAAGATTGCGGCTTTAGATGCGGCTAAGATTACGACAGGCATACTCAGTGCCGACAGAATCGCTGCCGGCAGCATTGTCTTTGGGAAGCTCGATGGCAGTACGCAAGGAACAATCAATACCGCAAAAGATAATGCGAACGCAGCATTGCTGTTAGAGCAGGTTGAAACCATTACCGGATCGCTGAAGAAATTCAAAAATGTGTGCGGTTATACAAACGATGTTGCAAATCTCAAAGGCTATTTGATCATCACAACACCAATCACACCATCCAGAATGGTCAATGTACACATCAGCGGATACAATTACGTTTCCGCAAATGAGACCATTGATCTTCGAGTCGGTTTTTATAACTACGGCTCAAGCATCACCAGTGCAGGATATGTCAATAACGGAAGTCTGCAATTCTCGTCGATTAAGGTCGCCAAAGTATCCGCAAGCGATACGAGAGCCGTCATTATTATCGGAAGTGCAGATACGGTCTGGCAATACCCTAAAATCATCGTAGATGAAGTCATTACAGGTTACAGCACCGTCTGTCCAGATTCCTATAAAGACGGCTTCAGCGCAACCATTACCGCGACATTGCCGACAACCTATGTTCAGACAGCTACCTTAAGCGGATCGGCGTTCAAAAATGAGATTGGTTCCCTTGACTCCGTTCTTGCCGCCTGGTGTTATAACAATGATAAGACCTACATCAATGGCGGAAAGATCTACACGGGTAGCATCGCAGCATCGCAGATTGCAGCGAATGCCATCATCGCAGGGAAGATTGCCGCAAACGCTGTAACGGCCAGCACCATTGTAGCCGGGGCAGTCACCCTTGACAAGCTCGCGGCCAATTCTGTGAACGCCAGCAAAATTGTGGCAGGCAGTATCACTGCAGCCCAGCTTGCAGCCAATACCATCACAGGGGATAAGATCGCAGCAACTACCATCGCTGCCGGAAACCTCGCAGCTAACAGCGTCACCTCAGATAAGATTGTGGCCGATGCTGTCACGACAGCGAAGATTGCCGCTAAAGCAGTCACCGCGAATGAAATGGCAGCGGGAAGTATTACCGCTTCAAATGCGGCATTGGCGGACGCCTGTATTGTCACCGCTAAAATCGCTGACGGTGCCATTACCAATGCTAAGATTGCCAATGCGACGATTCAGAGTGCAAAAATTGCGGCATTGGATGCGGCTAAAATTACTTCCGGGTACATCGCGGCGGCTAGAATACAGGCAAAAACACTGACCGCCGATAAATTGAATATTTCAACGTTATCGGCATTAACCGCTAACCTAGGGACAGTGACTGCTGGTGTGTTACAAAGTGGTAACTATTCCGCTGGAAATGCCGGCATGAAAATTGATTTAACCAACGGAACTGTTGATCTGACAGGAAATATCACGTCTGCGAACGCGACTTATAAAGCAAAGTTCAATTCAGCGGCGTTGAGTTTTTATATGGCATCCGGGAATACGACGATTGGCTCAATCGCAGCTGTACCTAATGATGAGGGATATGATACCTATGGATTGAAAATAACTTCCGGAAATTTACTTTCATTGCGAACAGGACTCTATTTGAATATATCATCGGGATATAAGGTCAGTATCCATACGGATAATGGGGCTAGCCTTGGAATGTCGGACAATATTGTCTCATTGGACGGTACCATTTATATTCAAAATAAAACTTTTTTGGATCGAACCTACCCCGTTGGTTCTATCTATATGAGTGTGAACAGCACATCGCCAGCCACTTTGTTTGGCGGGACGTGGGTAGAGATACAAGGGAGGTTCTTGCTTGGCAGGAGTTCCAGTTATGGAAATGGGAGTACTGGCGGGGCAGCAAGCGTAGCCATTTCAACAGCACAGATGCCTTCGCATGGTCATACCATTCGTGGATGGAATATTGGTGCGAATGGAGCGTTGCCAGACACAACACCATATAACTGGGTTGGGTATGATCGTTCTGGATGGTATTCTGTAGATTCGGTTATATCAAAAACAGGCAGTGGTTCTGCACATGACAATATGCCGCCATACCTTGCTGTTTATATGTGGAAGCGAACCGCATAG
- a CDS encoding phage distal tail protein — translation MASKVYNMTFDNGKDKLVIGAGTEYGIVSYEGFDNTNIDVELEEYQFDGGKIIRQRIGSRAMSVHFHCKQSNIERKFFMEGFFSPHKPGTITVNNQGHYRQASYIVTSLEDKQENLHSGIEFELQMKSPEGYFADPDYTLVEMNSWEGGFTLPSDLPFSLRHRGIAQKVIINEGQADTPVWVQFKGPATSPKVRNVTTGLHVQVATSLTEGQTLHIKTDENRPEVLIEENGIFTNGYPLITDATSLEMRLVEGDNLLKYESADANQINQVNVLYKNRYLGV, via the coding sequence TTGGCAAGCAAGGTCTATAACATGACATTTGATAACGGCAAGGATAAGCTCGTTATTGGTGCCGGCACAGAATACGGCATTGTCAGCTATGAAGGTTTTGACAATACCAATATTGATGTAGAATTGGAAGAATACCAGTTTGACGGCGGGAAGATTATCCGCCAGCGCATCGGGAGCCGGGCAATGTCGGTGCATTTCCACTGTAAACAAAGCAATATTGAGCGGAAATTTTTTATGGAAGGCTTTTTCAGCCCGCATAAACCGGGCACGATTACGGTCAATAATCAAGGCCACTACCGCCAGGCAAGCTATATCGTGACTTCCCTTGAGGATAAACAGGAAAACTTGCATAGCGGCATTGAATTTGAGCTACAGATGAAAAGCCCAGAGGGCTATTTTGCAGACCCAGATTATACGCTGGTTGAAATGAACAGTTGGGAAGGCGGCTTTACATTGCCGTCTGACCTTCCATTTTCTCTTAGACACCGTGGTATTGCCCAAAAGGTTATTATTAACGAAGGGCAAGCCGATACTCCGGTGTGGGTTCAGTTTAAAGGGCCTGCAACGAGTCCGAAAGTCCGAAATGTGACAACTGGCCTACATGTTCAGGTGGCGACCTCGCTGACTGAGGGACAGACACTGCACATCAAAACCGATGAGAATCGACCAGAAGTCTTGATTGAGGAAAACGGGATATTCACCAATGGGTATCCCTTAATCACCGATGCTACCAGCCTTGAGATGCGGCTTGTTGAAGGGGACAATCTCCTGAAATATGAATCCGCGGACGCGAACCAGATCAATCAGGTGAACGTCCTTTATAAAAATCGGTATCTGGGGGTGTAG